The window AATGGGTTCTATAATACCCGTTTTATAGGGCTCTTCATTTTCCATTTCACCGGCTACCTCCTCTATCACCTTAATTACCTCATCTACACTCTCCTTGTAAGCCACGCCTATATCAAATACCATGGCCGACCAATCCTTTGTCATGTTACTAAGCGTACTTATTTTACCATTCTGGAAGATATGCACCACTCCGGACAAGTCACGAAGGGTGATAGTGCGTAGCTCAATGCGCTCCACAACCCCTCCCGTTCCATTGATAATGGCCACGTCGCCCGTGCGTACCTGATCCTCTAAAAGCATAAAAAAACCTGAGATGTAATCGCGTACCAGCTCCTGGGCACCAAAACCAACGGCCAACCCTAAGATACCGGCACTGGCCAGGAGGGGCGCCACATCAATACTAAATTTACTAAGCAACATGATTACATACACCGTAACAATAGCAATTTTAGCCGTTCCTGAAATAATCCCGGTAAGAGTATTTATCCTTTTTGTAGCTTCTGCATTATCTGTTGAATCATCTTGTTCGGCACGGTGGATTAGTACTTTTTTAAACCTGCGCATGGTAAACTTTACAATTCGCAATACTACAAGTAAACCAATGGTTATTATAAGTATACCGGGCAACTCCGTAAAAGCCCAAATCCCTAAGGTTTGAATTAAATCGCTCCAAAATTCTGAGGTGAAAAATTTTTCCATAATATGTTTTTTAAAAAAAGTAAATTTTTATCCGATTAAAATGTTTTATCTGTAAATTAGTAGATTGACTATCACTAAAGTGTGACAATTAATTTACACAAATATACAAATGGAAAGAACTCAAAAAAAAAATGTTCGAGAAAACATCCAAACAGATCTATTTGCTATCATACGAATGTTCCTAATCCTATCAACTGTTTTTCTTGTGCATTGCAGCCAAACAAGCAATGACTTGCCCACGAGTGTCATCATTCAAAATAAAATATTTACATCGACGCTATCCCTTGTCGGCAAAAAATATAACGGTGCCATAATAAGAAACTGTACTTTTAGGGATATCAATGCCGTCAATGAAGAAATGCTCGCCAATGGTATTGAGCTTTCCGGGGCTTCGCATATAACCATCGACAGCTGTGTATTTATTAATATACAGGGCAACGGTATTCGGCTACGATGGTCCGGGGGATCTACCACAAACAATATCATAAAAAATTGCCGCTTTGATTCTATCTATGCCAATGGTATTCAGGTAACGAATGTAAACAGTAATGTAAGCATCCTCAACAATCAAATCAATAATGTGGGTTTAGATACAATTTCGTCCGGGCTAGGAGCTCCTCACCATGGCATTTACAGCATGGGGCGCGGTGTTAAAATTTTAAACAACATCATTAGCCACTTGCACAACCGCAAGGGCAACTGTATAAGCATTCGTTCGGGAGGTAATATTGCCGGCAACCGTTTATTTAACTCCTCAAAATTTGGTATCAACTATTTTTCTGATCACCCGGGATCAAGCGAAACCCTATTGATTGAAAACAATGAAATTTATGATACACATCACGGAGGAATTGGATTTACGAGCAACGGAAACAAAAACATGCACATAAAAAACGTCATCGTGCGCTTTAACAAAATCACAACAACATCAAGCCCTTGCATACATATTGATAAAAATTTAGGTGACGTTCAATTTGAGATAGAAAACAATGTGTGCGATACAAATGCACCATCATAATCTATAAATCATACAGCGTTAAGCTTAACCCACTTAATAGGATATTAATTGATAAGCCCATGAAAAAAAACGAAGTAGCTTCCTGGTTTGTGAAAAAAAAGCTCATTTTACTTGCATTTAATCCCTTAATCATTATCTTTGTATCAACTCATAGTTTAGGGTTAGGTTTGGTTAAAGATTGAAAGCCACTGTCAGAACGTTGACGGTGGCTTTCTTACTTTAAATACTTCTTTTTACATTCCGTTCTGAAAAAACTAAGTGGCATTGGAGAAATAATCGTAATTTTATTACCCTATGAAATCAAAATTCATGAATAAGCGCTTTTACATAACACTCACCACAATACTAGTTTTGGCTGGTTTTTATTTCGTTTTTCATTACAATACCCATCAAAAAGCAGAAAAAAGACATTTAAAACCACTTGCTTCAACCGAGATACTTCAACAGCGCATCAACAAAAAAATAGAGCGCAGAAAAAATGGCTATGCCAAACCCGACAAACCCGATAAATACGTAGAATATCTGCAAAGCCTTGTTTCGGGTTATGGTAAGCAAAACTACGGAGCAAACCACAAAATTAATGCGCTCAAATCGGCGGTAGCACGAAGAGCATCTTTAAAATCGGCAAAAGTATCCTTACCCTGGCAACAACGTGGGCCCGGCAATGTAGGGGGCAGAACAAGATGCATTATTGTAGATCCGGACGACACCACAGGCAAAACCTGGTTTGCAGGAGCCGTTTCAGGAGGCATTTGGAAAACCACCGATGCCGGCAGTTCCTGGGAAATTATTTCGCCCGATCTCCCCAACCTTGCCACCGTGAGCTTATGCATGGCACCATCCAACAGCCAGGTAATTTATGCCGGCACAGGCGAAGGCTACTATAATATTGATGCAGTGCGTGGCAACGGCATATTCAA of the Saccharicrinis carchari genome contains:
- a CDS encoding mechanosensitive ion channel family protein — protein: MEKFFTSEFWSDLIQTLGIWAFTELPGILIITIGLLVVLRIVKFTMRRFKKVLIHRAEQDDSTDNAEATKRINTLTGIISGTAKIAIVTVYVIMLLSKFSIDVAPLLASAGILGLAVGFGAQELVRDYISGFFMLLEDQVRTGDVAIINGTGGVVERIELRTITLRDLSGVVHIFQNGKISTLSNMTKDWSAMVFDIGVAYKESVDEVIKVIEEVAGEMENEEPYKTGIIEPIEVMGLDKFGDSALVIKARFKTKAGQQWTVGREYRKRLKVAFDAKNIEIPFPHTTIYWGDEIDPLKLTMNKEEKPQKA
- a CDS encoding right-handed parallel beta-helix repeat-containing protein, translating into MERTQKKNVRENIQTDLFAIIRMFLILSTVFLVHCSQTSNDLPTSVIIQNKIFTSTLSLVGKKYNGAIIRNCTFRDINAVNEEMLANGIELSGASHITIDSCVFINIQGNGIRLRWSGGSTTNNIIKNCRFDSIYANGIQVTNVNSNVSILNNQINNVGLDTISSGLGAPHHGIYSMGRGVKILNNIISHLHNRKGNCISIRSGGNIAGNRLFNSSKFGINYFSDHPGSSETLLIENNEIYDTHHGGIGFTSNGNKNMHIKNVIVRFNKITTTSSPCIHIDKNLGDVQFEIENNVCDTNAPS